GACGCGAGGCTTTTTGTGCTTGCTCATAGGGCAGCTTTAGAAGCGGATATTGTCAGAGAAGTTTTGCCCTATTGGATTGATCTGGTGTTTGGATTCAGGCAGACAGGAAGACCGGCTGTGGAAGCAATAAATGTTTTTCATCCTGCGGTAAATTGAAGCGAcgtaatttatttacatcttgTTCGAAGTTCGAAGTTCACTCAAGTTGATCTTTTCAGACCTATTATGGATTTAATGTGGATCAAATATCAGACCCCTTGGAACGTCAGGCTTGGGAAACTATGGTGCGAACTTATGGTCAAACACCGGCGCAATTGTTCAAAGTTGCACATCCGTTACCATTACAAAATGTTGGAAGTTCTATTTCACATACGTCGTTGCCTCAAGTAATCGATGGTGTAGAAGGTAGGGCATGTTTTGAAGTCTAGAGAATTGTCTTATAAATTctactttgaaatattaatatttgcctTGGGGTGTTACAGGCATAAAATGGGGAAATTACGTTGGTGCACCCGGAAACGAGCCAGTCTTATGCTGGAAACATAAGCACAGAGCACCGTTAGGCAGCTTGGTTCCCCTGATGACAGGGGATGTTTTTGGATTGCCTAATTATACCACCCTTCTGCTTGGTTATACGAAAGAGAAAGGTACCTCTCATTAGCTCTTAAAGTTCCTTCATAATTCTGTAACTTATTTGTAGGTACCttgttcatttttaaaatttgtaatgcTTCCAGGTGCAAGTATGTTAAGCGGAACATCCGTACTGGGTGCTGCTTTGGTGTCCTGGAGTGGTACAGATGGAATTACAAGACTGAAATGTAAAAAGGAACAACCACCGAGGCCACTGATGAAATCTTCGGGATTGGATCCTGTAAGTAAAACAATTTACAATCTAAAATTAGCTATAACATCAAAAGTTTGATAGTATAAGTTcttatatgtttttatagatTACTATTTTGGGATCTGCACCAGATTGTGGACAGCTATGGGCAGGTCACCTATCAGGCAGAGTCACTGTACATACTTACACCGTTGTGCCAAGTAAAATTGATTTCAGTTCAGTCCCAGCTTGCGTGCTGTTAGCTCACAGGAGTAGAATAACTACGATATCTATTTCACGGGCATTTAGTATAGCTGTTACCGGTGATACAAGTGGGGTTATTGTTATATGGGACTTGAATAGGTGCgttcatattaatataaatacgcTAATTTACATAAAACTCTTTGCTAACacaatcaaatatttcttttgcaGTTTAACGTATGTCAGATCGGTATCCTGCGAGGCACAGTATCCTATTCGATTGCTATCGATTAGCGAAACACTCGGAGATATTGCCGTCACTTACGAAACCACTAAGACGGTGGAGAATGCGTCTTCCAGTCAGTCAGAACTGAAAGTATTTACTATAAATGCGAGAGCGGTCGGTTCCGTTTTGTCTAGGAACAAAATAACAGCTCTTTGCTACAGTAATGCGCCTGAAGGAGTTTCCGTAAATGTTATCGCGACAGGATTAGATAACGGAGTGATACGATTATGGAGCAGTTGGGACTTGAGGCTAGTTAGAGAGATTGTAAATGGCATCAGAGGTTGTGGTGCAGTGATCGCAATATCGTGGGCATTAGATCAGCATCATTTGTACGCGGTCACCGAAGACTTCACTGTTCTCATATGGGAAGGGTCTAAGCGTCTAAGCAACGGCACTCCAAAGTTCGTGAACTTAACGTCCCtctaatgtaaataaatgaaaccaGAATGCCTTTTAAATTCATCAACGCAACgaacaatttattttgtatagcaTCGAACATTCGTTTCTAttttatcgatattttattGAAGAGAAACACTCGAGTCATGCAATCATCACACCACATCGACATCGTATtcgcatttttataaaaataatatcgctCGAATTCGTTTCTCATTCCTTAAAGAAACTGTTTTGCACCACAATTCCATCTACAGAACAAAAAAAAGGACAAagttaaagtattattttattgaaatctttattataattacgTTTTTGTTACACTTTTAATAGTACTCTTGCAATATTTTTGTGCTCTGTTGTATTAAAGCATATAATGCACTTACATAGGAGGTATGagttatgttattaatatatttataaataggaCAATAGTACATTGTAGATACGCTTACATCAAACTGTTactttcatacattttttatgttCATAACATTGTAATGTTTGTATATAAGGATATTAAGTATATTCATAAAAGATTAACAGTACAATAGACATTGACTTaccttatattatatttaaacagtCCTCAACAATTTCAAACATGGGATAGTACTTCCCTGTTCTTCTAGCAATCTGCTCTGCTGTATCACCACTTGAGTTTATTAAACGATGATTCGTGTCTGGATGCAGGAGGAGGAGTTGCAATGAACGGGAATTATGAGAGCTTGCACACACTAAATGCAGAGGTGTTTGATCCCCTTTACTCTGAGCATTTATGTCTGCCCCATTTGCAATTAAAACTGCAGCACATTCCACGTTATTCCAGCAACAAGCTGAATGCAATGGTTGCCATTCATCCAAAGTTTTAGCATCTATCTTTGCCCCAGCTTGAAGTAAATACTACAAAAAAGATAAAGTAACATCGATCTGAATGAGAACTattattcgataaaaaattataagagtCCGTACCTCCACAATTTCCACATGATTACCATAGCAAGCTCTGTGCAATGGTGTATAACCATCTTTATCAGTACATTCTAACAACCGTAAATTTTTTGTTAACAACTTTTTGATCTTTGCCAAATCACCTCGTTCAGCTGCTTCAAGAATTTCCTTTGCATCAGGTTCTGAAAAAAAGGAACATCATTTTCTTCAGAAAAGTACTATAAgcataaatgaaaattctaaccCCTAACCTTTTGCATTACGTTCAGCTTCCACTCCATCGTCATCATCTTCCCAGGCACTAACTTGCATACGTTCACCTCGGGGTTCAGTTAAAATTCTATCGCGAATAACTTCTAGATCTGAAAGTTTATCACTTTCCTCCTCGGACGAAGACATTTTACTTCTTATAACGAACAGAACTAACGTTCAAAACACGACATGTTATAACTTGTTTACATTGGTTGTGTACACTCGCTGCAACTTTTTTATGCAATCACAAATTacgaatttaattgtttatgacAAGACCTaagttttcaattgttttgaaaatattagaaagttATTCTTCGCTTAATCTGCCAATAATTTATCTGTAGTTTAGCAACATAATAAAACGCACGACTAAAAAATGCAATGCGTAAAATTGCTGGAGAGTTTAGATATCCTGGGTCATGCCGGAATTTGCGTAGGCACTGAAAATTCTCAGTTATTGCAAAATTCTCTTGTAGTACTgcaaaaagaaaatcattttcgaaAATGTTATTATTGGGGTAAAATTTACGGGATACAAAACGATTATCATATCGCTTATGGATTTGAAAAAGACTGTATGGATGGACAAGTTTATTATTATAGGTAAGCGAACAGTGGTTCTCAATTTAACACAAATTTTATCTCATTGCGTTAACATACATTATACGATGATCAGCACGGATGGTTTCAATTGGTTGCTTCTACCAAAGGCAAATAAATGCGCTCGATTTTTAACTCCTCTCGCGATTAATAAATTCGAAGGTGATACATCGATAATGACAAACGTTTACAACATAAATCCCCCGTTTCCGCCAAATGAGGATCCCAAGAAGTACTTCGATGTAAGATGGCGCTACGTGTTTGTAGTTTGTTTTGAAACTTGAAAACGAAGTATCCAAAAACTTTGATACACTCTAGGGTCCCATACCTAAAGAACTGAAAGAGGAAGATAGACTTGCAGCAATAG
This genomic window from Nomia melanderi isolate GNS246 chromosome 9, iyNomMela1, whole genome shotgun sequence contains:
- the LOC116425576 gene encoding ankyrin repeat domain-containing protein 49; its protein translation is MSSSEEESDKLSDLEVIRDRILTEPRGERMQVSAWEDDDDGVEAERNAKEPDAKEILEAAERGDLAKIKKLLTKNLRLLECTDKDGYTPLHRACYGNHVEIVEYLLQAGAKIDAKTLDEWQPLHSACCWNNVECAAVLIANGADINAQSKGDQTPLHLVCASSHNSRSLQLLLLHPDTNHRLINSSGDTAEQIARRTGKYYPMFEIVEDCLNII
- the Rsph9 gene encoding radial spoke head protein 9, with amino-acid sequence MQCVKLLESLDILGHAGICVGTENSQLLQNSLVVLQKENHFRKCYYWGKIYGIQNDYHIAYGFEKDCMDGQVYYYSTDGFNWLLLPKANKCARFLTPLAINKFEGDTSIMTNVYNINPPFPPNEDPKKYFDGPIPKELKEEDRLAAIVDLIREDAALIPRGAWFKCPNGEVIENLSFEGLNSVESTYLKSYLHARPPQQKWNTNLLTRPDYNYAIDFLDTIDLDVPQGCWSLQVLQEKNLVILHSLYWPGMTFYHKLNSPHYGSLYFGHGKKNMDVVFMV